A stretch of Bos mutus isolate GX-2022 chromosome 8, NWIPB_WYAK_1.1, whole genome shotgun sequence DNA encodes these proteins:
- the NUDT18 gene encoding 8-oxo-dGDP phosphatase NUDT18, with protein MASEGLRGALTAVLGGRGLLVQNYDSGPAGEPPAPVRLRRNVCYVVLAVFLNEQDEVLLVQEAKKECRGSWYLPAGRMEPGETIVEALQREVKEEAGLQCEPLTLLSVEERGPSWIRFAFLTRPTGGILKTSKEADAESLQAGWYPRTSLPTPLRAQDILHLVDLAAQYRQRARHPLLLPQELPCSLVCQRLVATFTNVQTVWVLVGTVGTPHLPVTACGFAPMEQRGGIKMAVLRLLQECLSLHHLAVETQGLLGLQHLGKDLTDGICMNVLVTVAFRNPGLQNEPPKVRGENFFWWKVVEEDLQNQLLQRLRDSSVVPINR; from the exons ATGGCTTCGGAAGGCCTGAGAGGGGCGCTGACGGCCGTGCTGGGGGGCCGGGGGCTGCTCGTGCAGAACTATGATTCGGGGCCGGCTGGGGAGCCGCCGGCGCCGGTGCGGCTGCGGAGGAATGTCTGCTACGTGGTGCTGGCCGTGTTTCTCAACGAGCAG gATGAGGTGCTACTGGTCCAGGAGGCCAAGAAGGAGTGCCGTGGGTCGTGGTACCTTCCTGCGGGGCGGATGGAGCCTGGGGAGACCATTGTGGAGGCGCTGCAGCGGGAGGTGAAGGAGGAGGCCGGGCTGCAGTGTGAGCCTCTGACGTTGCTGTCTGTGGAGGAGCGGGGCCCCTCCTGGATCCGCTTCGCATTCCTCACCCGCCCCACAG GTGGAATTCTCAAGACTTCCAAGGAAGCAGATGCAGAGTCCCTACAGGCTGGCTGGTACCCACGAACCTCACTGCCTACCCCACTGCGGGCCCAGGACATTCTTCATCTGGTCGACCTCGCTGCCCAGTATCGCCAGCGAGCCAGgcaccctctcctccttccccaggagCTTCCCTGCAGTCTGGTCTGCCAGCGGCTCGTGGCCACTTTCACCAACGTCCAGACAGTGTGGGTGTTGGTGGGCACAGTGGGGACGCCTCACTTGCCCGTCACCGCCTGTGGCTTCGCTCCCATGGAGCAGAGGGGCGGCATCAAGATGGCCGTCCTGCGGCTGCTACAGGAGTGTCTGAGCCTGCACCACTTGGCAGTAGAGACCCAGGGGTTGCTTGGACTGCAACATCTGGGCAAAGACCTAACGGATGGTATCTGCATGAACGTGCTGGTCACCGTGGCTTTTCGGAATCCAGGCCTCCAAAACGAGCCCCCAAAGGTTCGGGGTGAGAACTTTTTTTGGTGGAAGGTGGTGGAGGAAGACCTGCAAAACCAGCTTTTACAGCGGCTTCGGGACTCTTCTGTCGTCCCAATCAACAGATAG